In the genome of Xanthomonas hortorum pv. pelargonii, the window TCCTCTCGATCATGCGCAGCTTCGATGGCCGCCTGGGCCCGGCGGTGGTGCATTGCTTCACCGGCACGCGCGAAGAGCTGTTCGCGTATCTGGATCGCGATTACTACATCGGCATCACCGGCTGGCTCTGCGATGAGCGCCGCGGTGCGCATCTGCGCGAGCTGGTGCGCAGTATTCCCGCCAATCGCTTGATGATCGAAACCGACGCGCCTTACCTGCTGCCGCGCACGCTCAAGCCGATGCCCAAGGACCGCCGCAACGAGCCGATGTTTCTGTCGCATATCGTGGAAGAACTCGCACGCGATCGTGGTGAGGACGTGGCGCTGACCGCGGCCAATAGCACGGCAGCAGCACGTGCGTTTTTCCGTTTGCCCGCGCCTGCGGTCGCTGCCTGAGTCGAGCGGCGTGGGCGGTCACGCCGCCAGCAATTCCCACCCTTGCGCGTCGCGTAGCCGCAGCCCCGGTTGCGGTGCATCCACGCTGATCCGTAAACCATCGGCCCAGGGTAGCTGCCGCTGTTGCGGAAACCAGCGCCGCCCCTGGTCGACCACGATCAACAGGCCCTGATCGTCACCCAGCGCCACAAAGCCGTCCAGTGCCGGTGCAAACGGGTGCATGCCGAAGTGATTGGCGATGCTGCGGGTGACCGCCTCGACGTTGTTGCTGGGAAGCCCGATCTCGCTCAGGCACAGCAATTCCTCCCCATGAAAATCGCCTTGCCCGGTGGTGGTCTGTTGCAGCGCATTGCGCGCGATCAGTTCCAGCACCGCCCCGTCGGGGCCGGCGAAATACACCGACTGCGACTGCCAGACGCCACCCAGTTCAAACTGCTGACGGCCCTGCGGATCGGCCAGCAGCGTTGCGCGCGCGCCGATCCACTGCGCAGCTGCATCGAAGCGGGACGGCGCCACGTTGAAGGCCAGATGCACACTGCCCACCGGTTGCTGTGCCTGCACGCATTCCAGCATGCTCCAGCCGATACGCAACGCGTTACCGTGCTGCGGCAGCTGCAGCACATCGCGGTAGAACCGCAGGCTGAGATCGGGGTCGAGGCAGGGCAGCAACAGATGGCGAAGATGCATGGCAGGCGCACGTGGCAGAAGGTGCATGCATTGGACGACCTCAATCGTGGTTGAGGTCAAGACGTGTTCAAGCCTGGATGCGGGTAGGAGCGCACTTGTGCGCGACGGGGCGATACCGGGAGAGCCACATCGCGCACGAGTGCGCTCCTACAAAAACCGCGCTGCTTTTACTGCTACCGGCTCAAATCGCTTTCGCTCAAAGCAGCTCCGCCAGTGCCCACAGATGCCGTACCAATGGCGCGGTCTCCAATGCACCGGGCGAGACCGCCAACGCAAGCCGGGCCAGCGGCATTTGTCCTTCGATGTCCAGGTAGCGCACGCCGGGCAGTTGCAGTTGCGCAGTGGAGGCGGGCACCACCGAGACGCCCAATTCGGCGGCGACCAGATTGACGATGGACGACATCTGCGGCGCGTCCTGGGTGATGCGCAAGGTCACGCCGGATGCGCGGCAGGCGGCGAGAATCTCGTCGTAGAGACTCGAACCGAAACTGCGCGGAAACAGGATGAACGGCTCGCCCGCCAGTGCCGCCAACGGCGCGCTGCTGCGTGCAGCCAGGCGATGCGCGGCGGGCACGGCGATCTTCATCGGCTCATCGGCAAAGCGAAGCAGCTGCAGATCGGGCGGCGTACTCAAGCCGTAACGCACAAACGCTGCGTCCAGACGGCCATCTGCCAGTGCCACCAGCAATCCGGCGGTGTTGGTTTCTTCCAGCAGCAACTCGACCTGCGGCCATTGCCGGCGAAAGTCGCGGATCAGATGCGGCACCACCGGGTTGAACGCCGCCGAGGCGGTGAAGCCCAGCCGCAGCCGGCCGGATTCGCCACGCGCCACCCGGCGCGCCGTTTCGGCAGCGCGCTCCACATCGGCGAGCACGCGGCGCACCTCGACCAGGAATGCCTCGCCGGCCGGGGTCAGCTCGGCGCCGCTATGGGTGCGCCGGAACAGCGGCGTGCCCAGATCGCGCTCAAGCGCCTGGATTTGCTGACTCAGCGGTGGCTGGCCGATACCGACGCGCGCTGCTGCCCGAGTGAAGTTGCCTTCTTCGGCAACGGCCAGGAAGTAGCGGAAGTGACGAAGCTCCATGCTATCTGTTCTGCATATGGCAACTGCCAGCATCATATATTGGACAGGGGGTGGCGGCAGGCGAATACTCGCCGTCCCACGTCTCATCATCGCCCCCGTGTCCTGTTCTGATCGCCCCTCCGGCACCTCACCGGATACCGCCGCCGGCGGTGCAACCCAGGCGCCTGCCATCGATGCGCCCGCCAGCGGCCGCATCCGGTTGGCATTGTTTCTGGCCGGCTTTGCCACGTTCTCGCTGTTGTACAGCGTGCAGCCGGTGCTGCCCGAATTTGCGCGCGCCTTCGGCGTGGACGCGGCCACCGCCTCGCTGCCGTTGTCGCTGGCCACTGGCGCGCTGGCGCTGGCGATCTTCTGCGCCGGCGCAGTGTCTGAAAACCTCGGCCGGCGCGGGCTGATGTTCGTGTCGATCGCACTGGCCGCAGTGCTCAACCTGGTCGCTGCGTTCCTTCCGCATTGGGGCGCGTTGGTGTTGGTGCGCACCCTGTCCGGCATTGCGCTGGGCGGGGTGCCGGCGGTGGCGATGGTGTATCTGGGAGAAGAGCTGCCGGCCAACAAGATGGGCGCGGCCACCGGGTTGTATGTGGCCGGCAATGCGTTCGGCGGCATGAGCGGGCGCATCGTGATGAGCGTGCTGACCGATCACTACGACTGGCGCACCGCACTGGCGTTGTTGAGCGTGTTCGACCTGCTGTGCGCGCTGGCGTTCTTCTGGTTGCTGCCACCGTCGCGCAACTTCGTGCGCCGGCACGGCATCAACCTGCGCTTCCATCTGCGCGCCTGGGCCGGGCATCTGCGCGATCGCAATCTGCCGTTCCTGTTTGCGTTGCCGTTTTTGTTGATGGGCGTGTTCGTATGCCTCTACAACTACGCCGGCTTTCGGTTGGGCGGGCCGGAGTTCGGCTTGAGTCAAAGTCAGATCGGGATGATCTTCAGCGCCTATGTGTTCGGCATCGTCAGTTCGTCGGTGGCCGGTGCGGCGTCGGATCGTTTCGGTCGCGGCCCGGTGGTCACCACCGGTATCGTGTTGTGCGTGCTCGGCGTGGCATTGACCCTGGCGCATGTGCTGGCGCTGGTGGTGGGCGGCATCGTGTTGTTGACGATCGGCTTTTTCATCGCGCATTCGGCCGCCAGCGCCTGGGTGAGCCGGCTCGGCGGTGCGCATCGCAGTCATGCGGCGTCGTTGTATCTGCTGGCGTATTACGCAGGCTCCAGCGTGATCGGTGCGCTCGGTGGCTGGTTCTGGCAACACGGTGGCTGGGGCGCGTTGGTGGGCATGTGCCTGGCGTTGCTGGCGCTCGCCTTTGCAGCGGCCTACGTGCTGCGCCAACGCGCCGACGACACGCGGCCTTACGGCCGGTTTGCCCCGCACCCTGCGCGGGGCGAGTGATGCAGATCCACCAACGCGTCTAAGCGCGACTGACAACACGACTGCGCAGCGTTTGTCAGCCGCTCTGAGGCGCCCGCTTGCTGGGTTTGATCTGCGCTGCAGGCGATCGCGTGGTCGCTGTATCCGCCGCACCCTGCGCCAGGGTTTCCAGCAAACGCGCACGCCGCCGTTCCAGATCGGCCAGCTGGCGCTCGATCAGCTGCAGGCGTGCGCGATGCGCCTGCGCGGTTTCCGGGCACATCTGCGCGCCTTCCACCAGGCGCATGCAATCGGGGAAGCCGAGAATGTCGTCCAGGCTGAAGCCGGTGGCAATCAACCGCTGGATCTGCCGCACCTGTGCAACGCAGGTGGCGGGAAACACCCGGTAGCCATTGGCGCTGCGCGAGGAGGTCAGCAGGCCATGCGCGTCGTAGTGGCGAATCGAGCGCACGCTGGCGCCGGTCTGTAGCGCCAGTGCGCCAATGCTCAGCGATGGTTCGGACGATCTCGTCATGCGCCAAGCATACGTTGCACGCAACGCTTGACCCTCACATTGGTGTGAGGCTCCAGGATGGCGGCTCCCATTGTCTGGAACTCACTGCGATGTCTGTTCGCTTCCTCCCTGTCATCGGCATGCTGCCGATGCGCTACGCGCTGGCTTGCCTGCTGCTGGTTTCTTCAACAGCGGCTGCGGCGGGCCCGGCGGTCACCCCTGCTGCCCGCAGCTACACCGTGACCGCGCCCGACGGCGTCACCCTGGCCGTGCAGGAACATGGCGCCACCGATGGTCCGGCGATCGTGTTCGTGCACGGCCTGCTCGGTAGCCGCATCAATTGGGATGCGCAGCTGGCCGATGCACGCCTGCAAGGCTATCGCCTGATCACCTACGACCTGCGTGGGCATGGCTTGTCCGGCAAGCCGATTGCAGCGTCGGCCTATCGGGATGGCATGCGCTGGGCTGACGATCTTGCTGCCGTGTTGAAAGCCGCAAACGCGCGCAACGCCGTGCTGGTGGGCTGGTCGCTGGGCGGCGCGGTGATCACCAACTACCTCACGCGCCACGGCGATGCGGGGCTTGCGGGTGTGGTGTATGTCGATGGCGTGATCGAACTGCGTGCGGAACAGTTGGGCGCGCATCCGGCGGTCTATCGCGATCTGGTCTCCGATGACTTGCGCACGCATCTGCAGGCGGTGCAGGACTTTCTGCGGCTGTGCTTTGCCACTCAACCGCCTGCACCGGTGTTCGACACCTTGCTGGCCAACGCATCGCTGGCCTCATGGGACATGCAGCGTGCCGTGCAGGGCATGTCGATCGATGTCGCCGGCCTGCAGCGCACGCGCCTGCCGGTGCTGCTGATGTACGGTGCACGCGATGCGCTGGTGACCACCGAGCCGACGCTGGCGCGTGCGCGGCAATTGCAGCCGCGTGCGCAGACGCGCGTTTATCCTGATGCCGGACATGCGCCATTTGTGGAAGACAGCGTGCACTTCACTCAGGATCTGCTGCGCTTTGTCGAACAGGCCGAGGCGGCCCACTGACGCCACGTGACGGCATGCCCGATCTGGATTGCCCGCTGCGCTGCCGACAGGCGCGCAGCGGCCATTGGCCGACGCACATCTCGGCACGCCGCTGGCGGCACATGCCGCCAATGGTGGTTACAAGGTTGGCGAGGTGCCGGCAGGCGCAGACCCGGTCGCCGGGTCGTACTGCGGATGGCTCGGGTCCATGCTGCGCGGCAGCGTGGATGTGCCCGGCTGCAGCGCGCTTTCGCGCCAGGCGCGCACCAGCAGATCGCGCAGCATCGCCGCGCCATCGCCGGCGGTGAGATAGACCATCGCGCGGCCGTCGCTGCGGGAGGCATCGTCGAAGGCGCCGGCTTTTTCCAGGCGATACACCTGCTCGACACGGCCGGTACCGGTGTCGAGAAAGCCCAGGATCTGCTCGAACACATCGCCCTGCTGATGCGCCAGGGCCGGCATGCGGCGCAGCAGGTCCTGCGGGGTCAGCGCAATCTTGTCGACATAATCGCTCTCGAACTTGCCGTGCACCTTCGGGTCGGTGCTATAGCCGTTCGGGTTTGGCCCTTGCCAGCCATCGTGATGGATGCTGTCGTGTTGCGGCTGTGCGCCATCGCCGATGTAGTGCGCAAACCAGCTGACGAAGAACGCGCAGGTGCGTTCGAGCTCGCGCGTGTCCTGGCCCTTGGCGCGCAGCGTGCGGATCTGACGGATGGTGGCGACGATGCGCTCGTAACCCTCGGTAGCCGCGTACGGCAGGGTGCCGGCCCAGCGCACATTCATACGCTGCGCCAGTTGCGGGTTGCGCTTGGCGATGCGGCGCTGCTCGTCGTAGAGCGCCAGCACGAAGGCGTAACGCGAACGCGGCGGGTGTTGCATGAAGGAAAATTGCTCGCGGAACCAGCCGTGGTTGGGGTCTTCTTCGATCTTGAGAAACGGCTCGCTTTCGTTGCGCCAGCCATCCGGCAGGGTGGCACCGTCGGCAATCACCTGCGCGTACTGTTTGAGAAAGGCCGGGCCATCGTCGGGCAGGGCCTGCACCGCGGCGCGATTGATCGCGGCATGCGCGCGGTGGCCCCAGGCGGCGGCATTGCCGGAACACGTGGCTGCTGCAATTAGCAGCGCATAGGCAAGACGGGAAAGTGTCATGGCAGTCCTTTTGGCCTGCAGCGCGTACGCCGCGCTGCAGGCGATGCATCGGAAGCGTAAGGCGCTGACATCGAGCGATGCAGCACTCGACGTCAGCGCACTCAGAAGTGGTAAGTCACTACCAGCCGCGAATTGCGCTCGTAGATCGGCCGCCCGTAGATCGGCTCGCGCGTGCCCTGGCCGGAGATGGTGTCGGTGCGCGGGTTGCCTTCGGTCAGCGCAAACGTGTTGGTCAGATTGTCCACCGACAGCTGCACATCCCACGGACCGCTGCGTACCAGGAGATTGGCTGCCAACGTGTCGTAGGCGGCCAGCTCAGTGGTGTTTTCCAGATCGGCGTAGCGCTTGCCCACATAGGCGTAGCGCAACGAGGTTTCCCAATCGAGCCTGCCGGTGGTGAAGAACAGCGTTGGCCCCGCGTTGCCGTACAACTTCGGCTGGCGGTTGGGCATGTTGCCGTCCACATCGACCACGGCGACCGCGCCATTGGCCACCACTTCGGTCAGATCGGACACCTTGGTGTCGTTGTAGGTCAGATTCGCATCGAAACGCAGCCACTGCGTCGGCGTCCACACCGCCGCCAATTCGATACCGGGGTTGGTAACGCTGCCGCGGTAGTCCTTGGACTCGGCCGCGCCGGTCTGCGGGTTTACCGCGCTGGTGCCGATGTTGTACGGGTCGTACTTGGTGTAGAAGGCGGTGGCGAACACGTCCAGCGTGTCGAAGTTGAGCTTGGTGCCGAGCTCGAACTGGTCGGCGGTGGGGATGTTGACGTTGCCTTCGTTGACGCCTTCGCTGGGCGCGCGGTGCGCACGCGAGGCGCGGCCGTAGATGCCGACCATCGGGTTGATGTCGTAGTTGAAACCCGCCGTCCAGTTGGTCACGCCCACGTCCAGCGCGGTATGCGCGCGGGCACCGGTGAACAGGCGTGCGGCATCGTCGGCCAGGGTGTCGGTCATGCCCAGGTTGCCGGTGCTGCGCAGCATGCTCCAGGCGCGATAGCGGTAGCGCTCGTAACGCACGCCGCCTTCCAGACGCAGCTTGTCGGTCACCTGCCAGGTGTCGGCGATGTAGGGCGCCAGCATGCTGGTGTAGGCCTTGCCCTGCGTGCGGTCGGCGCCGTAGATCACCACGCCGTCCTTGGTCACGCCGCCGACCAGGTTGCCGGCCGCGTCGTAGCCGAGCAGGTCGATCGTGCGCGGGTTCTGCCGCATCTCGAACAGATAGCTCTGGTAGCGCGAGTTGTAGGAGCGGGCGTAATAGGCGCCGTAGAGGCCCAACGTGATGTCATGGGTGTCGCCGCCCCAATCGAAGCTGCGATGCAGGCGCAGATCATCGGCAAACGAATCGGCACGCACGTTCATGGCGCGGTACTGGCCCTGGATCACCAGGCCGTCGGTGCTGGCCGGGTCGAAGCGGCTGCCATCGTCGGTGTACGCATAGCCGAGCGAGGTCAGGCCGGGAAATGCTGCGGTGGCGGCAGCGCGGCGGCTGTTGGCATAGGCAGTGGCGTCCTGCGGCGCATTGCTGGAATACAGTGCATCGAAGGTCATGTCCAGGCGATTGACGATGGCCTTGTTGGACAGGCTCCAGCCATTGTCGAAGGCCAGATCCAGGTTGGCACCCAGATGATTGAACTTCATATGGCGGCCATCGGAGAGATCGCGCAACTCGCGCTGCGGCGCGCCGTTGGCATCGCTGGAAATGATGCTGGCGCGTTTGAGTTGCGCGGTGCTCAAGGTGCCGGTGAAGCGGTCGATCAGCGGGTCCAGCGAGCGCGTGGTGTCGCGCGGGTCGTACAACGGGATCGGCATGTAGAACGCGTTCTTGTCGTCCAGATGCTTGGCGGTGAAGGTGATCTTGCCGTTGTCCAGCGTGTGCGTGAGGTTCATGCGGAACTGCCCGCCCTCGTCGGCCGGAAAGCCCACATCGCGGTAGCCGTCGTTGCGCCGCACGAAGCCGCCAGCAGCCAGATACCAATCCTGCGCCAGCTTGCCCGACCAATAACCATCGAGCCGATACAGCCCGGTGTCGCCGACGGTGGTGCGCACTGCGCCTTCGGGCGTGTCGCCGCCCTGGCGGGTGACGAAATTGACGATGGCTGCGGCATTGGAGGCGAAGATCGGCGAGGGCCCGCCGCGCACGGTTTCCACCGATTCGACCATCAAATCCGGGCGCACCAGGCCTTCGGTCTTGTAGAAGTAGCCGTTGTTGTCCGGGTAGGGGCTGATGCCGTCTTCCTGGATCACCGCAAACGAGCCTTCGTCGGGAATGCCGCGGATACGGTAGACGTTCTGCACTTCACCGCCGGTGGACTCGGCATAGATGCCGGGCATCGAGCCGATCAGGCTGGCGAGGTTGAGCGGTGCCAGTTTGTCGATCTGTTCGGCGGTCAGCGCGGTGATCGCATACGAGGCGTCGAATTGATTCTGGGCCTGGCCGGCGCCGGTGACGATCATCCGGTCCAGCGAGAAGATGCCGTCCTCGCTCTTGCGTGTCGCAGGCGTGGAGGGCGCGCCGGTTTCCTGCGCGAATGCGGGTGTGGCCATGCTCAGTGCAAGGACGATGGCGAGCGGACGACGCGACACGGCACGACGCACTCCGGAGCGTGTCCGGATGTGGGTATAGGGCATGGCAAAGAGTGGGGCAGCGGGGGAGTTGCCCACTGTCGCGGCGACATGTTTCCGCAGCGTTGCGTGTGCACCGGATCACGCTAGCTTGGCGGACCCGCATGCCGATCTGTGACGTGTTGCCTTTTTTCAAGCGGTTTCAACCGTGCGCAGCAGGTTTCCGGCTGTGCGTCATTCGGTGCGCATCACCAAGCCAGTCGTCCGCTCCGGTGTCATCGCGTCGGTGCCAAGCTCGGACATCGCAAGCTGCGCCACGCAGCTCCCTTGCCAGCAGCACGGTGAAGGCATCAGGCGCGGTCGGCACCGTCGCGCAGCGCAACAGGCGCGGAGCTGGGACAGAAGACGCTTCCTTGGAATCACCAAGAAGGCCCCCCAGACTAGGTGTCATCCGTCAGTGTGTACATTCGCATTCGTGAGCACCTCCTTGCCGCTGCAAAAAACGCGTAAATCCTCGCAACATGCGCGTTCGCGCGCCACCGTGGAGGTCATCCGCCAGGCCAGCATTCAGGTTTTGGTGGCCGACGGACTGCAGGGTTGCACCACCACGCGGGTGGCCGAGCGCGCCGGTGTGTCGGTGGGCAGCGTGTACCAGTACTACCCGAACCGTCAGGCCACGTTGACCGCCTTGCTGGACTGGCATCTGCAGGCGGCGATCCACGCGGTGGAGCAGGCCTGCGCGCAACACCATGGGTGCACGCTGGCGCAGCAATGCGAGGCGTTGGTGCATGCCTTCGTACAGGCCAAATTGCAGCACGTGGATGTCTCACGCGCGTTGTATGCGATCTCCGAATTGCATGGTGGCGCCGCATTGGGATCGCAGGCGCGCAAGCGCTCGCAGCAGGCATTTGCGGCCGCGCTCGCCACTGCCTCGGATGTGCGCTTCGACGATTGCGAGGCAGTGGCCGAGATCGGCATGGCGGCCATCACCGGGCCGCTGAGAAGCCTGCTGGAAGATGGTGCGCCAGCGGCGCGTGTTGCACCGCTACAGGCGCAACTGGTGCTGTTGCTGCACAGTTATCTCATCGCCACCGGAGTTGCACGATGACTGCGGCACTCGTTCAAGACAGCTACGTGCTGCAAGACTTCATCGAGCGCCATCGGCGCCTGTTCGTGCTCACAGGCGCCGGTTGCAGCACCGATTCGGGCATCCCGGATTACCGCGATCTGCAAGGCGGCTGGAAGCGTCCGCAACCGGTGACCTTCCAGGCTTTCATGGGCGAGCTGTCCACGCGGCAGCGTTATTGGGCGCGCAGTCTGGTCGGCTGGCCGCGCTTCGGGTTGGCGCAACCCAATGCCACCCATCACGCACTTGCCGCGCTGGAAGCGCGTGGCCAACTGGAGCTGCTGCTCACGCAAAATGTGGATCGCCTGCATCAGGCCGCCGGCAGCCAGGCGGTGATCGATCTGCACGGCCGGCTGGATGTGGTGCGCTGCATGGGTTGCGAGCGGCGCATGCCACGCACCGAGTTTCAGGTGTTGCTCGAACAGGCTAACCCCGGTTGGGCCGAGCTGAAGGCCGCGCAGGCCCCCGATGGCGATGCCGATCTGGACGATGTGGCCTTCGACCGTTTTGCGGTGCCGCCATGCCCGGTGTGCGGCGGCGTGCTCAAGCCGGATGTGGTGTTCTTCGGCGAGAACGTGCCGCGCGAGCGCGTGGAGCGCGCGTTTGCGCATCTGCAGGTGGCCGATGCGGTGCTGGTGGTGGGCTCGTCGCTGATGGTGTATTCGGGCTTTCGTTTCGTGCAGACCGCTGCGCGCAACGGCCTGCCGATCGCCGCGCTCAACTTCGGGCGCACCCGTGCGGACGAACTGCTCAGTCTGAAGGTGGAGCAGTCGTGCGCGCAGGCCTTGGCGTTCCTGCATGCGCCGGTCGACCCGCAGCGTACGCGCGGCGTCAATGACGTCAGTGCGCGCTCGGCATGACGCAGTGATCCATCGCAGCGGTTGTGCGCGCGCGCGCGGCGCAGTGCAATGGGCATCCCCGTGTCATGTGTGGATGCCCTCTTGAGCCAGCTGTTCTCCCCCATTCGCTTCGGTCCGCTTGCGCTTGCCAACCGGATCGTCATCGCCCCGATGTGCCAGTACTCCGCACAGGACGGCCGCGCCAGCGACTGGCACCGCATCCATCTGGGCACCTTGTCGCAATCCGGTGCCGGCCTGCTGATTCTGGAAGCGGCCGCAGTGCAGCCGCAGGGGCGCATCTCTTACGCCGATCTGGGCTTGTACGACGACGCCACCGAGCAGGCATTGGATGAAGTGCTGCAATCGGTACGGCGCTGGTCGCCGATGCCGATCGGCATTCAATTGGCGCATGCCGGGCGCAAGGCCTCCACCGATCTGCCGTGGAAAGGTGGCGAGGCGATTGCGCCGGATCACACGCATGGTTGGCAGACCGTGTCCGCATCGGCGCTGGCGTTTCGCGAGGGCCAGCCGTTGCCGCAGGCGCTGGACGAGGCCGGTATCGATGCGGTGGTCGATGCATTTGTCACCTCGGCACAGAGCGCCGAACGCCTCGGCCTTGAGTTGATCGAGCT includes:
- a CDS encoding TetR/AcrR family transcriptional regulator, with protein sequence MPLQKTRKSSQHARSRATVEVIRQASIQVLVADGLQGCTTTRVAERAGVSVGSVYQYYPNRQATLTALLDWHLQAAIHAVEQACAQHHGCTLAQQCEALVHAFVQAKLQHVDVSRALYAISELHGGAALGSQARKRSQQAFAAALATASDVRFDDCEAVAEIGMAAITGPLRSLLEDGAPAARVAPLQAQLVLLLHSYLIATGVAR
- a CDS encoding NAD-dependent protein deacetylase; translated protein: MTAALVQDSYVLQDFIERHRRLFVLTGAGCSTDSGIPDYRDLQGGWKRPQPVTFQAFMGELSTRQRYWARSLVGWPRFGLAQPNATHHALAALEARGQLELLLTQNVDRLHQAAGSQAVIDLHGRLDVVRCMGCERRMPRTEFQVLLEQANPGWAELKAAQAPDGDADLDDVAFDRFAVPPCPVCGGVLKPDVVFFGENVPRERVERAFAHLQVADAVLVVGSSLMVYSGFRFVQTAARNGLPIAALNFGRTRADELLSLKVEQSCAQALAFLHAPVDPQRTRGVNDVSARSA
- a CDS encoding nuclease, with amino-acid sequence MTLSRLAYALLIAAATCSGNAAAWGHRAHAAINRAAVQALPDDGPAFLKQYAQVIADGATLPDGWRNESEPFLKIEEDPNHGWFREQFSFMQHPPRSRYAFVLALYDEQRRIAKRNPQLAQRMNVRWAGTLPYAATEGYERIVATIRQIRTLRAKGQDTRELERTCAFFVSWFAHYIGDGAQPQHDSIHHDGWQGPNPNGYSTDPKVHGKFESDYVDKIALTPQDLLRRMPALAHQQGDVFEQILGFLDTGTGRVEQVYRLEKAGAFDDASRSDGRAMVYLTAGDGAAMLRDLLVRAWRESALQPGTSTLPRSMDPSHPQYDPATGSAPAGTSPTL
- a CDS encoding MerR family transcriptional regulator; the protein is MTRSSEPSLSIGALALQTGASVRSIRHYDAHGLLTSSRSANGYRVFPATCVAQVRQIQRLIATGFSLDDILGFPDCMRLVEGAQMCPETAQAHRARLQLIERQLADLERRRARLLETLAQGAADTATTRSPAAQIKPSKRAPQSG
- a CDS encoding TonB-dependent receptor, with amino-acid sequence MSRRPLAIVLALSMATPAFAQETGAPSTPATRKSEDGIFSLDRMIVTGAGQAQNQFDASYAITALTAEQIDKLAPLNLASLIGSMPGIYAESTGGEVQNVYRIRGIPDEGSFAVIQEDGISPYPDNNGYFYKTEGLVRPDLMVESVETVRGGPSPIFASNAAAIVNFVTRQGGDTPEGAVRTTVGDTGLYRLDGYWSGKLAQDWYLAAGGFVRRNDGYRDVGFPADEGGQFRMNLTHTLDNGKITFTAKHLDDKNAFYMPIPLYDPRDTTRSLDPLIDRFTGTLSTAQLKRASIISSDANGAPQRELRDLSDGRHMKFNHLGANLDLAFDNGWSLSNKAIVNRLDMTFDALYSSNAPQDATAYANSRRAAATAAFPGLTSLGYAYTDDGSRFDPASTDGLVIQGQYRAMNVRADSFADDLRLHRSFDWGGDTHDITLGLYGAYYARSYNSRYQSYLFEMRQNPRTIDLLGYDAAGNLVGGVTKDGVVIYGADRTQGKAYTSMLAPYIADTWQVTDKLRLEGGVRYERYRYRAWSMLRSTGNLGMTDTLADDAARLFTGARAHTALDVGVTNWTAGFNYDINPMVGIYGRASRAHRAPSEGVNEGNVNIPTADQFELGTKLNFDTLDVFATAFYTKYDPYNIGTSAVNPQTGAAESKDYRGSVTNPGIELAAVWTPTQWLRFDANLTYNDTKVSDLTEVVANGAVAVVDVDGNMPNRQPKLYGNAGPTLFFTTGRLDWETSLRYAYVGKRYADLENTTELAAYDTLAANLLVRSGPWDVQLSVDNLTNTFALTEGNPRTDTISGQGTREPIYGRPIYERNSRLVVTYHF
- a CDS encoding MFS transporter encodes the protein MSCSDRPSGTSPDTAAGGATQAPAIDAPASGRIRLALFLAGFATFSLLYSVQPVLPEFARAFGVDAATASLPLSLATGALALAIFCAGAVSENLGRRGLMFVSIALAAVLNLVAAFLPHWGALVLVRTLSGIALGGVPAVAMVYLGEELPANKMGAATGLYVAGNAFGGMSGRIVMSVLTDHYDWRTALALLSVFDLLCALAFFWLLPPSRNFVRRHGINLRFHLRAWAGHLRDRNLPFLFALPFLLMGVFVCLYNYAGFRLGGPEFGLSQSQIGMIFSAYVFGIVSSSVAGAASDRFGRGPVVTTGIVLCVLGVALTLAHVLALVVGGIVLLTIGFFIAHSAASAWVSRLGGAHRSHAASLYLLAYYAGSSVIGALGGWFWQHGGWGALVGMCLALLALAFAAAYVLRQRADDTRPYGRFAPHPARGE
- a CDS encoding alpha/beta fold hydrolase, encoding MSVRFLPVIGMLPMRYALACLLLVSSTAAAAGPAVTPAARSYTVTAPDGVTLAVQEHGATDGPAIVFVHGLLGSRINWDAQLADARLQGYRLITYDLRGHGLSGKPIAASAYRDGMRWADDLAAVLKAANARNAVLVGWSLGGAVITNYLTRHGDAGLAGVVYVDGVIELRAEQLGAHPAVYRDLVSDDLRTHLQAVQDFLRLCFATQPPAPVFDTLLANASLASWDMQRAVQGMSIDVAGLQRTRLPVLLMYGARDALVTTEPTLARARQLQPRAQTRVYPDAGHAPFVEDSVHFTQDLLRFVEQAEAAH
- a CDS encoding LysR family transcriptional regulator, yielding MELRHFRYFLAVAEEGNFTRAAARVGIGQPPLSQQIQALERDLGTPLFRRTHSGAELTPAGEAFLVEVRRVLADVERAAETARRVARGESGRLRLGFTASAAFNPVVPHLIRDFRRQWPQVELLLEETNTAGLLVALADGRLDAAFVRYGLSTPPDLQLLRFADEPMKIAVPAAHRLAARSSAPLAALAGEPFILFPRSFGSSLYDEILAACRASGVTLRITQDAPQMSSIVNLVAAELGVSVVPASTAQLQLPGVRYLDIEGQMPLARLALAVSPGALETAPLVRHLWALAELL